Proteins encoded within one genomic window of Theobroma cacao cultivar B97-61/B2 chromosome 7, Criollo_cocoa_genome_V2, whole genome shotgun sequence:
- the LOC18594936 gene encoding metal tolerance protein 9, whose protein sequence is MESTTQSGINVEDFSTELLPSKDEPSEAEASSSWRLSLDKFRLPQQGPSSGAHRHPGPRISPLICTPKKQRKVSEYYKKQERLLAGFNEVEAMNEMDCLPGSLTEDEMKQLARSERMAVHASNIANVVLFAAKVYASVESKSLAVIASTLDSLLDLLSGFILWFTANAMKTPNRYHYPIGKKRMQPVGIIVFASVMATLGLQILLESVRELVAKSHPEINHKQEKWMIGIMVFVTVVKFVLMVYCRRFKNGIVRAYAQDHLFDVITNSVGLATAVLAIHFHWWIDPTGAIIIALYTMTTWARTVIENVWSLIGRTAPPDFLAKLTYLIWNHHEEIQHIDTVRAYTFGSHYFVEVDIVLPEDMFLGRAHNIGEKLQEKLEQLPEVERAFVHIDFEFTHRPEHKTMV, encoded by the exons atggagagCACTACTCAGAGTGGCATTAATGTTGAAGATTTCAGCACAGAGCTTCTACCGTCAAAGGATGAGCCCTCAGAAGCAGAAGCATCCTCGTCTTGGCGTCTCTCCCTCGACAAGTTTCGCCTTCCCCAACAAGGACCAAGCTCCGGTGCTCATCGCCACCCTGGCCCTCGCATCTCTCCCCTGATTTGTACCCCAA AGAAACAGCGCAAGGTCTCAGAGTACTATAAAAAGCAAGAGAGGCTCCTCGCAGGATTTAATGAAGTGGAGGCCATGAATGAGATGGATTGTTTGCCTGGAAGCCTAACGGAG GATGAAATGAAGCAACTTGCCAGGAGTGAGAGGATGGCAGTCCATGCGTCCAACATTGCTAACGTGGTGCTTTTTGCTGCAAAGGTCTATGCTTCAGTTGAGAGCAAATCTTTGGCAGTCATTGCATCAACTTTGGATTCACTCTTGGATCTTTTGTCAGGATTTATTCTATGGTTCACAGCGAATGCCATGAAAACCCCCAACCGTTATCACTATCCAATTGGAAAGAAACGAATGCAGCCAGTG GGTATCATTGTTTTTGCTTCAGTAATGGCAACTCTAGGATTACAAATATTACTTGAGTCTGTCAGGGAACTTGTTGCAAAG TCCCACCCAGAGATCAATCACAAGCAAGAGAAATGGATGATTGGTATCATGGTTTTCGTGACAGTAGTGAAGTTCGTTCTCATGGTTTATTGCCGGCGATTCAAAAATGGAATTGTTCGAGCCTATGCACAGGATCATTTATTTGATGTGATAACTAATTCTGTTGGTTTAGCAACAGCTGTCCTAGCTATTCATTTCCACTGGTGGATTGATCCGACTGGAGCTATAATA ATAGCACTATACACAATGACTACCTGGGCCAGAACAGTGATTGAGAATGTATGGTCACTAATAGGTAGGACTGCGCCACCTGATTTTCTTGCTAAATTGACATATTTGATATGGAACCACCATGAAGAGATCCAACACATTGACACGGTCAGGGCATATACTTTTGGTTCTCATTACTTTGTGGAGGTAGACATTGTCTTGCCTGAAGACATGTTCCTGGGTAGAGCGCACAACATAGGTGAGAAACTCCAGGAGAAGCTGGAGCAGCTACCAGAAGTCGAGCGAGCCTTCGTGCATATAGATTTTGAGTTCACACATAGGCCTGAACACAAGACCATGGTCTGA
- the LOC18594937 gene encoding uncharacterized protein LOC18594937 codes for MGELIELQVALGECSSSFNMEKAVCNHGLFMMSPNVWIPSTKSLRRPLRLSDSSGSVYVTISHPAPNHPFLVIQVNGLQNSISSADKAVIMEQVARMLRISSKDERDVREFQTLHGSAKDRGFGRIFRSPSFFEDAVKSILLCNCGWKRTLTMARALCALQLQLASAHLQRKRVASNSNVKISTKRLKHKKYTKASSTSELSMSGFDQSIGNFPTSTELACLDEKYLNERCNLGYRARCILQLARKVENGELELNKLEESSDTTSYERFYQKLMKIKGFGPFVCSNIMMCIGFYERIPFDSETIRHLKMVHGKGKCSRKTIEKDIEEIYGKYAPFQCMAYWLELLDEYENKFGKLSELESSSYHLATGSLHLTE; via the exons ATGGGTGAGCTGATAGAGTTGCAGGTAGCATTAGGGGAGTGCTCTTCCAGCTTCAACATGGAGAAAGCAGTGTGCAATCATGGTTTGTTCATGATGTCTCCAAACGTTTGGATCCCTTCCACCAAATCCCTTCGTCGCCCTCTTCGACTCTCAGACTCTTCTGGTTCCGTTTATGTCACAATCTCACACCCAGCTCCCAACCACCCTTTCCTTGTTATACAAGTCAATGGCCTTCAGAACTCTATCTCCTCTGCTGATAAAGCTGTTATAATG GAACAAGTCGCAAGAATGCTAAGGATATCAAGCAAGGATGAGAGAGACGTTAGGGAGTTCCAAACATTGCATGGTTCAGCCAAGGACAGAGGCTTTGGTAGAATTTTCCGCTCCCCTTCCTTCTTTGAAGACGCTGTCAAGTCAATCCTTCTCTGCAACTGCGG GTGGAAGAGGACATTGACCATGGCTCGGGCTCTCTGCGCACTTCAGCTACAATTGGCTAGTGCTCATTTGCAACGCAAAAGGGTAGCATCCAATTCCAATGTGAAAATTTCGACCAAGAGATTAAAGCATAAGAAATACACTAAAGCTAGCTCAACTTCAGAGTTGTCAATGAGCGGATTTGATCAATCCATAGGGAATTTTCCAACCTCAACAGAACTAGCTTGCCTTGATGAGAAGTATCTAAATGAACGCTGCAATCTTGGGTACAGAGCCCGGTGCATTCTTCAACTTGCTAGAAAGGTTGAGAACGGGGAACTTGAGCTCAACAAACTTGAAGAATCTTCTGACACAACATCCTACGAAAGATTTTATCAAAAGCTGATGAAGATCAAAGGATTTGGTCCCTTTGTCTGTTCCAATATAATGATGTGCATTGGATTTTATGAGAGGATTCCTTTCGATAGTGAAACTATCAGACACTTGAAGATG GTGCATGGCAAGGGAAAATGCTCTAGAAAgacaattgaaaaagatattGAAGAGATTTATGGCAAGTATGCTCCATTTCAGTGTATGGCATACTG GCTGGAATTGTTGGACGaatatgaaaacaaatttGGGAAACTGAGTGAGTTGGAAAGTTCCAGCTATCATCTTGCCACTGGCAGCCTGCACTTAACAGAGTAA
- the LOC18594938 gene encoding metal tolerance protein 10 isoform X1 has translation MANNLRTDSSDYRTELLSPAPAGENDTMATEQTWRLNMDKFHLPERRVESSCFSLGAFIKVLRRQRKVSEYYKRQEKLLKGFTEVDTFNELGILPGSLTEEEMDKLERSERVAIYASNVANLVLFLAKVYASVESRSLAVIASTLDSLLDLLSGFILWFTAYAMRKPNQYRYPIGKNRMQPVGIVVFASVMATLGLQILFESGRELVMKAQPERDPEKEKWMIGIMVSVTLVKVVLTVYCRTFDDEIVRAYAQDHFFDVVTNSIGLGTAVLAIKFYWWIDPLGAILIALYTMGNWAKTVMDNVWALIGKTAPSDYLAKLTYLIWNHHEEITHIETVRAYTFGTQYFVEVHIVLPEDMPLGQAHDIGQTLEDKLEQLPQVERAFVHVDCDTIHPQEHKTKRP, from the exons atGGCGAACAACCTTCGGACAGATTCATCAGACTACCGAACGGAGCTTCTGTCACCTGCTCCGGCTGGAGAGAATGACACTATGGCAACTGAACAAACTTGGCGACTCAACATGGATAAGTTTCACCTTCCAGAGAGACGAGTGGAGTCTTCTTGTTTTAGCCTTGGGGCTTTTATCAAGGTTTTAA GGAGACAGAGAAAAGTTTCAGAGTATTACAAGAGGCAGGAAAAGCTTCTCAAAGGGTTCACTGAAGTGGACACATTTAATGAATTGGGCATTTTGCCTGGGAGTTTGACTGAG GAGGAAATGGACAAGCTAGAAAGGAGTGAGAGGGTAGCAATATATGCATCCAATGTGGCGAATTTGGTGCTTTTCTTAGCAAAAGTTTATGCCTCTGTGGAGAGTAGATCATTGGCAGTCATAGCATCAACCTTGGATTCTTTACTGGATCTCTTGTCAGGCTTTATTTTGTGGTTTACTGCTTATGCAATGAGAAAACCGAATCAGTATCGCTACCCTATTGGCAAAAATAGAATGCAACCTGTT GGAATTGTTGTTTTTGCATCAGTAATGGCTACTCTTGGATTGCAAATATTGTTTGAATCAGGTCGAGAACTGGTTATGAAG GCACAACCAGAAAGGGAtcctgaaaaagaaaaatggatgaTTGGGATTATGGTATCAGTGACATTGGTAAAAGTGGTGCTCACGGTGTATTGTCGCACGTTCGATGACGAAATCGTTAGGGCATATGCTCAAGATCATTTCTTCGACGTCGTTACTAACTCAATTGGTCTAGGAACAGCAGTGTTAGCTATCAAATTCTACTGGTGGATTGATCCTCTTGGGGCAATTCTT ATAGCATTATACACAATGGGGAATTGGGCGAAGACAGTGATGGATAACGTTTGGGCACTAATCGGGAAGACAGCACCGTCAGACTATCTAGCGAAGCTGACATACTTAATATGGAACCACCATGAAGAGATTACACACATAGAGACTGTTAGAGCATACACATTTGGTACTCAGTATTTTGTGGAGGTTCACATAGTTTTGCCTGAGGACATGCCTCTTGGCCAAGCACATGACATTGGACAAACTCTTGAAGATAAGCTTGAGCAACTTCCTCAAGTAGAGCGAGCTTTTGTTCATGTGGATTGTGACACCATTCATCCTCAAGAGCACAAGACAAAAAGGCCATGA
- the LOC18594938 gene encoding metal tolerance protein 10 isoform X2, which translates to MSYSDSSDYRTELLSPAPAGENDTMATEQTWRLNMDKFHLPERRVESSCFSLGAFIKVLRRQRKVSEYYKRQEKLLKGFTEVDTFNELGILPGSLTEEEMDKLERSERVAIYASNVANLVLFLAKVYASVESRSLAVIASTLDSLLDLLSGFILWFTAYAMRKPNQYRYPIGKNRMQPVGIVVFASVMATLGLQILFESGRELVMKAQPERDPEKEKWMIGIMVSVTLVKVVLTVYCRTFDDEIVRAYAQDHFFDVVTNSIGLGTAVLAIKFYWWIDPLGAILIALYTMGNWAKTVMDNVWALIGKTAPSDYLAKLTYLIWNHHEEITHIETVRAYTFGTQYFVEVHIVLPEDMPLGQAHDIGQTLEDKLEQLPQVERAFVHVDCDTIHPQEHKTKRP; encoded by the exons ATGTCCTATTCAG ATTCATCAGACTACCGAACGGAGCTTCTGTCACCTGCTCCGGCTGGAGAGAATGACACTATGGCAACTGAACAAACTTGGCGACTCAACATGGATAAGTTTCACCTTCCAGAGAGACGAGTGGAGTCTTCTTGTTTTAGCCTTGGGGCTTTTATCAAGGTTTTAA GGAGACAGAGAAAAGTTTCAGAGTATTACAAGAGGCAGGAAAAGCTTCTCAAAGGGTTCACTGAAGTGGACACATTTAATGAATTGGGCATTTTGCCTGGGAGTTTGACTGAG GAGGAAATGGACAAGCTAGAAAGGAGTGAGAGGGTAGCAATATATGCATCCAATGTGGCGAATTTGGTGCTTTTCTTAGCAAAAGTTTATGCCTCTGTGGAGAGTAGATCATTGGCAGTCATAGCATCAACCTTGGATTCTTTACTGGATCTCTTGTCAGGCTTTATTTTGTGGTTTACTGCTTATGCAATGAGAAAACCGAATCAGTATCGCTACCCTATTGGCAAAAATAGAATGCAACCTGTT GGAATTGTTGTTTTTGCATCAGTAATGGCTACTCTTGGATTGCAAATATTGTTTGAATCAGGTCGAGAACTGGTTATGAAG GCACAACCAGAAAGGGAtcctgaaaaagaaaaatggatgaTTGGGATTATGGTATCAGTGACATTGGTAAAAGTGGTGCTCACGGTGTATTGTCGCACGTTCGATGACGAAATCGTTAGGGCATATGCTCAAGATCATTTCTTCGACGTCGTTACTAACTCAATTGGTCTAGGAACAGCAGTGTTAGCTATCAAATTCTACTGGTGGATTGATCCTCTTGGGGCAATTCTT ATAGCATTATACACAATGGGGAATTGGGCGAAGACAGTGATGGATAACGTTTGGGCACTAATCGGGAAGACAGCACCGTCAGACTATCTAGCGAAGCTGACATACTTAATATGGAACCACCATGAAGAGATTACACACATAGAGACTGTTAGAGCATACACATTTGGTACTCAGTATTTTGTGGAGGTTCACATAGTTTTGCCTGAGGACATGCCTCTTGGCCAAGCACATGACATTGGACAAACTCTTGAAGATAAGCTTGAGCAACTTCCTCAAGTAGAGCGAGCTTTTGTTCATGTGGATTGTGACACCATTCATCCTCAAGAGCACAAGACAAAAAGGCCATGA